TCGAGCACGACGGCGCCGTCCGTCCGCTGCTGCATCCCGACCCGCGCTGGGGCGCCACCGACTGCCGGGTCGTCGACGAGACGCCCAGGACCCTGCGGGACATGGGCTACACCCGGCTGACGCTGGTGCTGCGCGCCGCGCGTCGCCCCTCGCCCGCCCGGCGGCGGACCGTCCGCCCCCGCCGCGTGGCGAGCCACCTCAGCGTGGTGTCCGCGTCCGAGGCCTGACAGGCACCGTCGGCGTTCAGGTCGCCGACGGCGCCTTGTCGGCAACCCACCATTTCGAGCCGCCTCTTCAACCCATCTCTTCCGTTCGGGTCTTCCGGCGTCGGCGGCATTCCGCGCGCCAGAGGTATGTGACATAGTACTGACGTGAGCGAGCGACTGACCTGCGACGTCGTGGTCGTCGGAGCCGGAATGGTGGGCGCCGCCTGCGCCTTGTACGCGGCCCGGGCGGGGCTCGACGCCACCGTGGTCGACCGCGGCTCCGTGGCCGGCGGCACGACCGGCGCCGGTGAGGGCAACCTCCTCGTCTCCGACAAGGAGCCGGGGCCCGAACTCGACCTCGCCCTGCTGTCCGGTCGTCTGTGGGAGGAACTCGCGGGGGACTACGGCGAGATCTTCGAGTACGAGGCCAAGGGTGGCGTCGTGGTCGCCTCGACCTCCGACGGGCTCACGGCCCTCGAGCGGTTCGCCGACGGGCAGCGTGCCGCAGGAGTGGTGGCGGACACGGTCACGGGCGGCGACCTGTACGACCTCGAACCCCATCTCGCCCCGGGCCTGCCGGGCGGCGTGCACTACCCGCAGGACAGCCAGGTCATGCCCGCCCTGGCCGCCGCCCACCTGCTGAAGGCCTCCGGCGCGCGCCTGCTCACCGGCCGGACCGTGACGGAGGTGCTGCGCACGGCGGACGGGGCGGTGCGCGGCGTCCGTACGGACCGGGGCGACCTGCACGCCCCGGCGGTCATCAACGCGGCCGGCACCTGGGGCGCCGAGCTCGCCGCACGCGCGGGAACCTCCCTGCCCGTCCTGCCCCGGCGCGGCTTCGTCCTGGTCACCGAGCCGCTTCCGCGCCTGGTCCGCCACAAGGTGTACGCCGCCGACTACGTCGCCGACGTGGCCAGCGACTCGGCCGCGCTGCAGACCTCGCCGGTCGTGGAGGGGACGGCGGCGGGCCCGATCCTGATCGGCGCGAGCCGTGAACGGGTCGGCTTCGACCGGACCTTCTCGCTGCCGGCGGTACGGGCCCTGGCGGCCGGCGCGACCCGGCTGTTCCCCTTCCTGGCCGACGTCCACGCCCTGCGCTCCTACCTCGGCTTCCGCCCGTACATGCCCGACCACCTGCCCGCCATCGGCCCCGATCCCCGCGTACCCGGGCTCTTCCACGCCTGCGGGCACGAGGGCGCGGGCATCGGACTGGCCACCGGCACCGGGCATCTGATCGCGCAGGCGCTGACCGCGAAGACGCCCGACCTGGACCTGGCGCCGTTCCGGCCCGACCGTTTCCCCGAGGAGGCCGCGTGACATCCCCCCTGGACCTCGCCGGGGCCGAGCCGGGCCCCGCCTTCACGATCACCCTGGACGGTCGTACGGTCGGGGCGCTGCCCGGCCAGACGGTCGCCGCCGCGCTCTGGGCGGCCGGAGTCACCTCCTGGCGCACCACCCGCGGCGATCAGCGTCCGCGCGGGATCTTCTGCGGGATCGGCGTCTGCTTCGACTGCCTGGTGACCGTCAACGACCGCCCGAACAGACGGGCTTGTCTGGTACCGGTGCGTCCGGGCGACACCATCCGTACGCAGGAGGGGACCGGGCATGGTGAGTGAGCGACCGCGGCTCGCGGTGGTCGGCGCGGGGCCGGCCGGTCTCGCCGCGACCGTCGCCGCGGCTGCCCGGGGGGTCCGGGTCACCTTGCTCGACTCGGCCGAACAGGCGGGCGGACAGTTCTACCGGCAGCCCGCCGCCGCACTGCGCGCCGCGCGCCCGCAGGCACTGCACCACCAGTGGCGAACCTGGGAGCGGCTGCGGGACGCGCTGGGGGCCCACGTGCGGGCAGGCGCCGTACGGCACTTGACGGATCATCACGTCTGGCTCGTCGAGCGAGGTGAGCGGCGGGGCGAGGGCTTCACCGTGCACGCTCTGCTCGGCCCCGAGCAGGAGGAGCCGGTCGAGGTGCGCGCCGACGCCGTGCTCCTCGCCACCGGCGGCTACGAGAAGGTGCTGCCCTTCCCCGGCTGGACCCTCCCCGGCGTCATCACCGCGGGCGGGGCCCAGGCCATGCTCAAGGGCGCCCTCGCGGTGTCCGGGCGGACCGCCGTGGTCGCCGGGACCGGGCCCCTGCTGCTGCCGGTGGCCGCCGGGCTCGCCGCGGCCGGGGTCGAGATCGCCGCACTCGTCGAGTCCGCCGAGCCGCGCGCGTTCCTACGGCGAGCCCGCGCGCTCGCCGCGCGGCCGGAAAAGGTCGCCGAAGGCGCCGGATACGCGGCCCGGCTGCTGCGGCACCGCGTGCGCACCCTCGTCCGCCACACCGTGGTCGAGGCACACGGCACCGAGCGGCTGGAGGCGGTGACCGTCGCCGCGCTCGACGGCGTGGGGCGCGTCAGGCCCGGCACCGGGCGCCGTATCCCCTGCGACACCCTCGCCGTCGGCCACGGCATGCTGCCGCACACCGATCTGGCCGAGACCCTCGGCTGCCGTATCGACGGCTCGGACGTCCACGTGGACGGGGAACAGCGCACCGACGTTCCCGGTGTCTGGGCGGCGGGTGAGGCCACCGGCATCGGCGGGGCGGCCCTCGCGCTCGCCGAGGGGCACATCGCCGGGCGCTCCGCCGCCGCGCGGCTGCACGGAGCCGAACCCGACCGACGGGAGTGGGCCGCGGCCGCGAAGTCCAGGGCCGGCCTGCGGGAGTTCTCCGCCGCGCTCGACACCGTGTACGCGCCGCCCGCGCACTGGACCGAGCAGATCACCGACGACACCGTCGTCTGCCGCTGCGAGGAGGTCACCGGCGGTGCGGTCCGGGAGGCCGTCGAGCGACTCGGCGCCGGTGACCTGAGGACCGTGAAGCTGCTGACGCGGGCCGGGATGGGCTGGTGCCAGGGACGGGTGTGCGGGCCCGCGGTGGCCGGACTCGCCGGCTGCGAGCCCACCTCGTCGCGGCGGCCGTTCGCACGGCCCGTGCCGCTCGGCGTCCTTGCCGAGGGCGCTGCCCGACAGCCCACAGAGAGAGGACTCTCATGACCGACCACCGTCCCTGGCGCGGCGTGCTCGTCGCCACCGCGCTTCCCCTGAACGACGACCTCTCCGTCGACTACGGCAAGTACGCCGAGCACTGCGCCTGGCTGGTCGACAACGGCTGCGCCGGCGTCGTACCGAACGGCTCGCTCGGCGAGTACCAGGTGCTCACCCCCGAGGAGCGGGCCAAGGTCGTCGAGACGGCCGTGGCCGCCATCGGCGGCGCGCGCGTGATGCCCGGCGTCGCCGCCTACGGCTCCGCCGAGGCCCGCCGCTGGGCCGAGCAGGCCCGCGACGCCGGGTGCGCCGCCGTCATGCTGCTGCCGCCCAACGCCTACCGCGCCGACGAGCGTTCCGTCCTCGCCCACTACGCCGAGGTCGCCGAGGCCGACGTGCCGATCGTGGCGTACAACAACCCCATCGACACCAAGGTCGACCTGGTGCCGGAGCTGCTCGCCAGGCTGCACGGCGAGGGGTACATCCGTGCGGTCAAGGAGTTCTCGGGTGACGTCCGCCGCGCCTACCAGCTCGCCGAACTCGCCCCGGAACTGGACCTGTTGATCGGCGCCGACGACGTCCTGCTGGAGCTCGCGCTGGCCGGAGCCAAGGGCTGGGTGGCCGGCTACCCGAACGCCCTGCCGAAGTCCACCGTCGAGCTGTACCGCGCGGCAGTCGGCGGCGACCTGACCACCGCCAAGAAGCTCTACGAGCAACTGCACCCGCTGCTGCGCTGGGACTCCAAGGTCGAGTTCGTGCAGGCCATCAAGCTCTCCATGGACATCGTCGGCCGCCACGGGGGACGCTGCCGTCCGCCGAGGGTGCCGTTGCTCCCTGACCAGGAGGCCACGATCCGCTCCGCCACCGAGAAGGCCGTAGCCGCAGGGCTCGCGTAGAGGAGGCTCGACCATGCGCAGCAGACTCGTCCTGCACGCCGTCGACTCGCACACCGAGGGCATGCCCACCCGCGTGATCACCGGCGGCATCGGTACCGTCCCCGGCGCGACCATGAACGAGCGGCGCCTGTACTTCCGTGAGCACCGCGACGACATCAAACAACTGCTGATGAACGAGCCGCGCGGCCACTCGGCGATGAGCGGCGCGATCCTCCAGCCGCCCACCCGCCCCGACTGCGACTGGGGCGTCATCTACATCGAGGTCTCCGGCTATCTGCCGATGTGCGGGCACGGCACGATCGGCGTGGCGACCGTGCTCGTCGAGACCGGCATGGTCGAGGTCGTCGAGCCGGTCACCACCATCCGGCTCGACACCCCGGCCGGCCTGGTCGTCGCCGAGTTGGCGGTGGAGGACGGCGCCGCCAAGGCGGTCACCCTCAAGAACGTCCCGTCCTTCTCCGTCGGCCTCGACCGCAAGATCACCCTCGCCGACGGACGCACGGTGACCTACGACCTCGCCTACGGCGGCAACTTCTACGCCATCCTGCCGCTGGAGGAGTTCGGTCTGCCCTTCGACCGCTCCCGCAAGGACGACATCCTCAAGGCCGGCCTGTCCCTCATGGAGGCGATCAACGCCGAGGACGAACCCGTCCACCCCGAGGACCCCTCCATCCACGGCTGCCACCACGTCCACCTGATCGCACCCGGCGCCACCGCCCGCCACTCCCGGCACGCGATGGCGATCCACCCCGGCTGGTTCGACCGCTCGCCCTGCGGTACGGGCACCAGCGCGCGCATGGCGCAACTCCACGCGCGTGGCGAACTCCCCCTGCACACCGAGTTCGTGAACGAGTCCTTCATCGGAACCCGGTTCACCGGCCGCCTCCTCGGCACCACCGAGGTCGCCGGCCGCCCCGCCGTCCTGCCCAGCTTCACCGGCCGCGCCTGGATCACGGGCACCGCGCAGTACCTGCTCGATCCGTCGGACCCGTTCCCGGCGGGCTTCGTGCTGTAGGCGGCTCGGGCGGCTCCCACAATGACCGGTGACCGAAGGAGAACGAACGTCATGGCCCCGCAGCACATCCCCGACCTGCCCGTGCTGGGCGGCAGGAAACCCAGCCACCGGGAGCGGGTCGCGGACGCGCTGCGGGCCGCGCTGATCGCCGGCGAGCTGCGGCCGGGCGAGGTGTACTCGGCGCCGGGCCTCGCCGCCCGCTTCGGCGTCTCGGCCACCCCGGTGCGCGAGGCCATGCTGGACCTGGTCAAGGAGGGCCTGGTCGACACCGTCCCCAACAAGGGTTTCCGGGTCACCGCCGTCTCGGAGCGACAGCTCGACGAGTACACCCACATCCGGTCCCTCATCGAGATCCCGATCACGGCCGGCCTCGCGACCACGGCCGACCCCGCCGACCTGGAGGCCCTGCGCCCGGTCGCCCAGGAGATCGTCACCTCCGCCGCGGCCGGCGACCTCGTCGCCTACGTGGAGGCGGACTTGCGCTTCCACCTCGGGCTACTGGCCCTCGCCGGCAACGCGCACCTGGTCGAGGTGGTACGGGACCTGCGCCGCCGCTCCCGCCTGTACGGGCTGACGGCACTGGCCGAGGCGGGACGGCTACAGGCCTCGGCCGAGGAGCACCTGGAGCTCCTGGACGCCCTTCGGGCCAGAGACGAGGAAGACGTACGAGACGTGATGACCCGCCACCTGGGCCATGTCAGGAACCTATGGGCAGCGCCCCGTAAGGGGCGCGGGGCTGTGACATGATGCGGCTCCGCCGCGTGGGCGCGATCAACCCCCGCAACCCGCAGCCGCCAAACCACATACCGGACCGAGCTCTTAGGCCCCGACGTCCCCCCTCTTAGCCGCCTGGATCTGCGAGTACACATGCGTACGCAACTCCGCGAACCGCGGAGCCACCCGCGTATGCAACTGATCCCGCTCATCCGGCAGATCAACCTTCAACTGCTCCTGCACGACCGTGGGGGAGGCCGACAACACGATCACCCGCTCACCGAGATAGACCGCCTCGTCGATGTCATGGGTGACGAACAGAATCGTGATGCCGCGCTCCCGCCACAGCCGCCGTACCAGGTCCTCCAGATCCGCCCGCGTCTGCGCGTCCACCGCAGCGAACGGCTCGTCCATCAGCAGCACCCGCGGCTCGTACGCCAGGGCGCGGGCGATGGCGACCCGCTGCTGCATGCCGCCCGACAGCTGCCAGGGATACGCCCCGGCCGCGTCCGCGAGCCCGACCGAGCGCAGTGCGTCCGTCACCAGCTCCCGGCGTCGGGCCTTGCTCAAATCCTTCTGCTTCAGGGGGAGTTCGACGTTCTCGCCGACCCGCATCCACGGGAACAGACTGCGGCCGTACTCCTGGAACACGAAGGCCATGCCGGGCGGTGGCCCGGTCACCTTCCGTCCCTCCAGGAGGACTTCGCCCGCTGTCGGCGCGAGCAGGCCGCCCATGCACTTCAGCAGGGTCGTCTTGCCGCAGCCCGACGGGCCGACGAGACAGACGAGTTCGCCCGCGTCGACGGTGAAGGTGAGATCGCGTACCGCCTCCACCCGCCGACCGGAACCGTCGTACACCTTCTTCAGGCCGCGTACGTCCAGCATGGACCGCCCTTTCACGATGCTCACCGGGACCGCCGGGTGGATGCGCGCAGACCGTGGTACCAGCCGAGCGCCCGCCGCTCGACCAGCTGGAAGACGACGGACAGCAGGAAGCCGAGCAGACCGAGCACGAGGATGCCGGTCCACATGTCGGGGATGGCGAAGCTGCGTTGGAACTGGACGATGGTGAAGCCGAGCCCGCTGCTGGCCGCGAACATCTCACTGATCACCATCAGGATGATGGCGATGGACAGCGCCTGGCGCAGTCCCGCGAAGATCTGCGGGCTCGCCGAGCGCAGGACCACCGTGCGCAGGCGGGACGCGCCCGTGATGCCGTACGAGCGTGCCGTCTCGGCCATCACCGGGTCCACCGCCCGGACGCCTTCCACGGTGTTGAGCAGGATCGGCCACACACAGCCGCTCGCGATGACAGTGACCTTCATGGTGTCGCCGATGCCCGCGAACAGCATGATGACCGGGATCAGCACGGGCGGCGGCACCGCTCGCAGGAACTCCAGCACCGGCTCGCACACCGCCCGCACCCGCCGGTAGGAGCCGATGACCGTGCCGAGCGCCACGCCGACGACGGCCGCCAGCGCGTAACCGCCCGACAGCCGCAGCACGCTGGGCAGCACGTCGTCCTCGAGGCGGTCGCTCGTCCATACGTCCGGGAAGGTCTCCAGGATCGTCCGCAGCGGCGGCCAGTACACGTCCGTACTGTCGTCGGACGCCACCCACCAGCCCGCGACCAGCAGCGCCGGCAGGGCGAGAACGAACACCACCCGCAGCAGCAGGCGCCTCATACCGCCACCTCCCCGCGCACCGACTGGTGCCAGGCCAGCGCCCGCCGCTCCACCGTCCGCGCGCCCACGTTGATCAGCAGCCCGAGCACGCCGGTGACCACGATCAGCGCGTACATCTCCGGTACGGCCTGGGAGGTCTGCGCGACCCCGATGCGCTTGCCCAACCCCGGTGCGCCGATGATGAGTTCGGCGGTGATGGCGAGGATCAGCGCGACGGCCGCCGCCAGCCGGACGCCGGTCATCACGTACGGCAGCGCGGTCGGCCACAGCACATGCCGGATCCGCGCCCAGGTGCCGAGACCGTACGACCGTGCCGTCTCCTCCGCGACCGGGTCGACGTCCTGGACGCCGTACAGGACCTGGATCAGCACCTGCCAGAACGAGGCGTAGACGACGAGCAGCAGCACCGAGCGCAGTTCGGAGCCGTACAGCAGCACCGCCAGCGGGATCAGCGCGACCGACGGGATCGGGCGCAGGAACTCGATCGTCGAGGCGGTCGCCTCCCGCAGATGGGGCACGACCGAGATCAGCACGCCCACCACGATTCCCGCGCAGGACGCGATCGCCAGGCCCAGGGCCCAGCCGGTGAGGGTGTCACCGAGCGCGGTCCAGAAGGCGCTGTCCGCCACCTCGTCGAGCAGCGCGTCGGCGATGCGGCTGGTCGGCGGGAAGTAGGCCTCCTTGACCAGGCCGAGCCGCGGCACCGCCTCGCCCAGGGCGAGGAAGGCCGCGAGCCCGGCCGCACCGAGTGCGGCGTTCTGGCCCTTCACGCGTTCCCGCCTCTCATGGCAGCAGCTTGTCCAGGTCCGGCGTCGACTTGAAGAGGCCGTCCTCCTCGCCCAGCTTCATCAGCGCCTCGATGGAAGCGCGGTTCGGCTCGGCCGGCCACTTCGGCAGGGTCACCTTCTCCAGCACGGCCGCCGGGATCTTGGTGTACGTGGTGACGACCTGGCGCGCCTCGTCGGGGTGGGCGTCGGCGTAGGCCAGGGCCTCGGCGGTGGCCGCCTGGAACTTCTTGACCACCTCCGGGTTCTGCTGCGCGTACTGCGTGGACGTGAAGTACATGGCGACGGTGAGGTCCGGCGCGACGTCCACCAGGGGTGAGGCGATCACGCGGCCCCCCTGGCTTTTGATGGTGGCGAGGGCCGGCTCGACGACCTGGGCGGCGTCGATCTGGCCGCTGTCGAGGGCGGCGGGCATCTGGTCGAAGGCCAGTTCGACGAACTTGACCTTGTCGGGGTCGCCGCCCGCCTTGCGCACCGAAGCGCGCACGGCCGTCTCGTTGATGTTCTTCAGGGTGTTGATGGCGACCTTCTTGCCCTCCAAGTCCTTCGGTGACTTGATCGGGCTGTCCTGCTTCACCGTGAGCCCGCTGAAGTCCTTGCCCTCCACGCCGGTGGAGGCGATGGCGTTGGCGACGGCCTTGACGGGCACGTTGTTGGACTGGGCGACCATGAGCGAGGTGACGTTGGAGAAGCCGAACTGGAACTGACCGCTCGCCACCCCGGGCACGATCGCCGCGCCGCCCTGCGCGGTGGTGATCTCCAGCTTCAGGCCGTGCTTGCTGTAGATGCCCTTCTGCTGGCCCAGGTAGAGGGGCGCGACATCGACGATGGGGATGAGGCCGACCTTGACCGTGGTGGTGCCACCGGACTCGGCGGCCTTGTCCGACCCTGAGGAGTCGGACGAGCCGCAGGCTGTGGCGGCGGTCAGAACGGATACGGCCGTGAGGCCGACGAGCAGACGACGACGCATTGGTTCCCCCTGTGCGACCGGACCTGGTGCTCCGACAGCCTGTGCGCAGACAGCACGAATGTGCTCAGCGAGAACGTATGGCCGGATGGTAGTCATGGTCAATGCCCATGAGGTGAAGGGGCCGTTGACATCACAGGACATGCGCTCATAGCGTGCGCCCTGCGTACGTTCGTACGTCCTGCTGGAGGCGCCGATGCCCGCTGAGGTTCGCGCACCGTACTTCGTCCGGTCCTTCGAGCGCGGCCTCGCCGTCATCCGCGCCTTCGACGCCGACCACCCGGCGCTGACGCTGAGCGAGGTCGCCCGCGCCTGCGACCTGACCCGGGCGGCCGCTCGCCGCTTCCTGCTCACCCTCGCCGACCTCGGCTACGTGCAGACCGACGGCCGGCTCTTCCGCCTCACCCCGCGCGTGCTGGAGCTCGGCTACTCCTACCTGTCCAGTGTCACGCTGCCGGAGATCGCCGCACCGCATCTGGAGCAACTCGTCGCGCAGGTACGGGAGTCGTCGTCGCTGTGCGTCCTGGACGGCGACGCCGTCGTGTACGCCGCCCGCGTCCCGACCAGCCGCATCATGACCGCGTCCATCACGGTCGGCACCCGCTTCCCGGCGCACGTCACGTCCGTGGGCCGGGTCATCCTCGCCCACCTGCCGGACGACGAGATCGAGGCCCGGCTCGCCCGCGCCGAGCTGACACCGCTGACCGCGCGCACCCTCGTCTCGGCGGACGCCCTGCGCGCGGAACTGCACCGCGTACGACGGCAGGGCTACGCCCTCGTCGACCAGGAACTGGAGGAGGGGCTCAGGTCGGTCGCCGCCCCGGTGCGGGACCGGGACGGTGAGGTGGTGGCCGGCGTGAACATCGCCGTGCACGCCAGCCGCAACTCCGTCGAGTCCGTCCGCCGCGACCTGCTGCCCCACCTGCTGGCGACCGTCGCGCGGATCGACGCCGACCTCAGGATCACAGATCCAGCACGAGCCGTTTCCCGCGGCACCGGGACACACAGATCATCATCGTCTCGCAGCTCGCCCGCTCCTCGTCCGTGAGCACCGAGTCCCGGTGGTCCGGCTCGCCTTCGAGGACGTCGGTCTCGCAGGTGCCGCAGGTGCCCTCGGTGCAGGAGAAGAGCACCTCGACACCGGCGGCGCGCACGGTGTCGAGGACGGACACGCCCTCGGGCACGGTCAGCGTGTGCCCGGCGCGCTCCAGCACGACCTCGAACGCGCTGTCCGGGCCGGTCTCCTGCTCCTTCGGCTGGAACCGTTCGACGCGCAGCCGCCCGCCCGGACACCGCTCCTCGACCGCGTCCAGCAACGGCCCCGGACCGCAGCAGTAGACGAGGGTGCCCTCGGGCAGGTCGTCGAGCACGGAACCGAGGTCCAGCAGCCCGGTCTCGTCCTGCGGGGCGACGGCGACCTTGTCCCCGTACGCGCCCAACTCCTCGGTGAAGGCCATGGACTCACGCGTCCGGCCCCCGTACACCAGCGTCCACTCGGCGCCCGCCGCCTCGGCCGCCGCCAGCATCGGCAGGATCGGGGTGATGCCGATGCCGCCCGCGATGAAGCGGTAGCGCGGGGCGGACTCGAGCGCGAAGTTGTTGCGCGGTCCGCGCACCCGGACCTTGGCGCCCTGCCCCAACTCCCCGTGGACGTACGCGGATCCACCGCGCCCCTCGGGTTCGCGCAGGACGCCGATCCGCCAGGCGTGCCGGTCCGCCGGGTCCCCGCACAGCGAATACTGCCGCTCCAGGTCCGGGCCGAGCAGCACGTCGATGTGCGCGCCCGGCTCCCAGGCGGGGAGTTCCTCGCCCAGCGGGTGGCGCAGGGTGAGGGCGAGCACGCCGTCGGCCGCGGACTCCCTGCGGTCGACGACGAGTTCGGCTTCGTACACGGTCATGAGCTGTTTCCTCGCGGCTCGCCTTGCTGCTCGTGTCGCGGCTCGTGCCCCTGCGGGTGG
The nucleotide sequence above comes from Streptomyces sp. NL15-2K. Encoded proteins:
- a CDS encoding FAD-dependent oxidoreductase, producing MVSERPRLAVVGAGPAGLAATVAAAARGVRVTLLDSAEQAGGQFYRQPAAALRAARPQALHHQWRTWERLRDALGAHVRAGAVRHLTDHHVWLVERGERRGEGFTVHALLGPEQEEPVEVRADAVLLATGGYEKVLPFPGWTLPGVITAGGAQAMLKGALAVSGRTAVVAGTGPLLLPVAAGLAAAGVEIAALVESAEPRAFLRRARALAARPEKVAEGAGYAARLLRHRVRTLVRHTVVEAHGTERLEAVTVAALDGVGRVRPGTGRRIPCDTLAVGHGMLPHTDLAETLGCRIDGSDVHVDGEQRTDVPGVWAAGEATGIGGAALALAEGHIAGRSAAARLHGAEPDRREWAAAAKSRAGLREFSAALDTVYAPPAHWTEQITDDTVVCRCEEVTGGAVREAVERLGAGDLRTVKLLTRAGMGWCQGRVCGPAVAGLAGCEPTSSRRPFARPVPLGVLAEGAARQPTERGLS
- a CDS encoding (2Fe-2S)-binding protein: MTSPLDLAGAEPGPAFTITLDGRTVGALPGQTVAAALWAAGVTSWRTTRGDQRPRGIFCGIGVCFDCLVTVNDRPNRRACLVPVRPGDTIRTQEGTGHGE
- a CDS encoding FAD-binding oxidoreductase, whose protein sequence is MSERLTCDVVVVGAGMVGAACALYAARAGLDATVVDRGSVAGGTTGAGEGNLLVSDKEPGPELDLALLSGRLWEELAGDYGEIFEYEAKGGVVVASTSDGLTALERFADGQRAAGVVADTVTGGDLYDLEPHLAPGLPGGVHYPQDSQVMPALAAAHLLKASGARLLTGRTVTEVLRTADGAVRGVRTDRGDLHAPAVINAAGTWGAELAARAGTSLPVLPRRGFVLVTEPLPRLVRHKVYAADYVADVASDSAALQTSPVVEGTAAGPILIGASRERVGFDRTFSLPAVRALAAGATRLFPFLADVHALRSYLGFRPYMPDHLPAIGPDPRVPGLFHACGHEGAGIGLATGTGHLIAQALTAKTPDLDLAPFRPDRFPEEAA
- a CDS encoding ABC transporter permease, translating into MRRLLLRVVFVLALPALLVAGWWVASDDSTDVYWPPLRTILETFPDVWTSDRLEDDVLPSVLRLSGGYALAAVVGVALGTVIGSYRRVRAVCEPVLEFLRAVPPPVLIPVIMLFAGIGDTMKVTVIASGCVWPILLNTVEGVRAVDPVMAETARSYGITGASRLRTVVLRSASPQIFAGLRQALSIAIILMVISEMFAASSGLGFTIVQFQRSFAIPDMWTGILVLGLLGFLLSVVFQLVERRALGWYHGLRASTRRSR
- a CDS encoding GntR family transcriptional regulator — protein: MAPQHIPDLPVLGGRKPSHRERVADALRAALIAGELRPGEVYSAPGLAARFGVSATPVREAMLDLVKEGLVDTVPNKGFRVTAVSERQLDEYTHIRSLIEIPITAGLATTADPADLEALRPVAQEIVTSAAAGDLVAYVEADLRFHLGLLALAGNAHLVEVVRDLRRRSRLYGLTALAEAGRLQASAEEHLELLDALRARDEEDVRDVMTRHLGHVRNLWAAPRKGRGAVT
- a CDS encoding proline racemase family protein, encoding MRSRLVLHAVDSHTEGMPTRVITGGIGTVPGATMNERRLYFREHRDDIKQLLMNEPRGHSAMSGAILQPPTRPDCDWGVIYIEVSGYLPMCGHGTIGVATVLVETGMVEVVEPVTTIRLDTPAGLVVAELAVEDGAAKAVTLKNVPSFSVGLDRKITLADGRTVTYDLAYGGNFYAILPLEEFGLPFDRSRKDDILKAGLSLMEAINAEDEPVHPEDPSIHGCHHVHLIAPGATARHSRHAMAIHPGWFDRSPCGTGTSARMAQLHARGELPLHTEFVNESFIGTRFTGRLLGTTEVAGRPAVLPSFTGRAWITGTAQYLLDPSDPFPAGFVL
- a CDS encoding PDR/VanB family oxidoreductase; its protein translation is MTVYEAELVVDRRESAADGVLALTLRHPLGEELPAWEPGAHIDVLLGPDLERQYSLCGDPADRHAWRIGVLREPEGRGGSAYVHGELGQGAKVRVRGPRNNFALESAPRYRFIAGGIGITPILPMLAAAEAAGAEWTLVYGGRTRESMAFTEELGAYGDKVAVAPQDETGLLDLGSVLDDLPEGTLVYCCGPGPLLDAVEERCPGGRLRVERFQPKEQETGPDSAFEVVLERAGHTLTVPEGVSVLDTVRAAGVEVLFSCTEGTCGTCETDVLEGEPDHRDSVLTDEERASCETMMICVSRCRGKRLVLDL
- a CDS encoding dihydrodipicolinate synthase family protein, whose protein sequence is MTDHRPWRGVLVATALPLNDDLSVDYGKYAEHCAWLVDNGCAGVVPNGSLGEYQVLTPEERAKVVETAVAAIGGARVMPGVAAYGSAEARRWAEQARDAGCAAVMLLPPNAYRADERSVLAHYAEVAEADVPIVAYNNPIDTKVDLVPELLARLHGEGYIRAVKEFSGDVRRAYQLAELAPELDLLIGADDVLLELALAGAKGWVAGYPNALPKSTVELYRAAVGGDLTTAKKLYEQLHPLLRWDSKVEFVQAIKLSMDIVGRHGGRCRPPRVPLLPDQEATIRSATEKAVAAGLA
- a CDS encoding ABC transporter substrate-binding protein; the protein is MRRRLLVGLTAVSVLTAATACGSSDSSGSDKAAESGGTTTVKVGLIPIVDVAPLYLGQQKGIYSKHGLKLEITTAQGGAAIVPGVASGQFQFGFSNVTSLMVAQSNNVPVKAVANAIASTGVEGKDFSGLTVKQDSPIKSPKDLEGKKVAINTLKNINETAVRASVRKAGGDPDKVKFVELAFDQMPAALDSGQIDAAQVVEPALATIKSQGGRVIASPLVDVAPDLTVAMYFTSTQYAQQNPEVVKKFQAATAEALAYADAHPDEARQVVTTYTKIPAAVLEKVTLPKWPAEPNRASIEALMKLGEEDGLFKSTPDLDKLLP
- a CDS encoding ABC transporter permease — protein: MKGQNAALGAAGLAAFLALGEAVPRLGLVKEAYFPPTSRIADALLDEVADSAFWTALGDTLTGWALGLAIASCAGIVVGVLISVVPHLREATASTIEFLRPIPSVALIPLAVLLYGSELRSVLLLVVYASFWQVLIQVLYGVQDVDPVAEETARSYGLGTWARIRHVLWPTALPYVMTGVRLAAAVALILAITAELIIGAPGLGKRIGVAQTSQAVPEMYALIVVTGVLGLLINVGARTVERRALAWHQSVRGEVAV
- a CDS encoding ABC transporter ATP-binding protein codes for the protein MLDVRGLKKVYDGSGRRVEAVRDLTFTVDAGELVCLVGPSGCGKTTLLKCMGGLLAPTAGEVLLEGRKVTGPPPGMAFVFQEYGRSLFPWMRVGENVELPLKQKDLSKARRRELVTDALRSVGLADAAGAYPWQLSGGMQQRVAIARALAYEPRVLLMDEPFAAVDAQTRADLEDLVRRLWRERGITILFVTHDIDEAVYLGERVIVLSASPTVVQEQLKVDLPDERDQLHTRVAPRFAELRTHVYSQIQAAKRGDVGA
- a CDS encoding IclR family transcriptional regulator C-terminal domain-containing protein — protein: MPAEVRAPYFVRSFERGLAVIRAFDADHPALTLSEVARACDLTRAAARRFLLTLADLGYVQTDGRLFRLTPRVLELGYSYLSSVTLPEIAAPHLEQLVAQVRESSSLCVLDGDAVVYAARVPTSRIMTASITVGTRFPAHVTSVGRVILAHLPDDEIEARLARAELTPLTARTLVSADALRAELHRVRRQGYALVDQELEEGLRSVAAPVRDRDGEVVAGVNIAVHASRNSVESVRRDLLPHLLATVARIDADLRITDPARAVSRGTGTHRSSSSRSSPAPRP